The Cloeon dipterum chromosome X, ieCloDipt1.1, whole genome shotgun sequence genome includes a window with the following:
- the LOC135945440 gene encoding NADPH--cytochrome P450 reductase isoform X1, whose protein sequence is MEAAARVEADAGESAAIFGAIDLVLLVVTVGIAGWLLMKKLRPTPPPSINYDVQVVSSMYQSTPSSETSFVQKLRTSGRSLVVFYGSQTGTAEEFASRLAKEGGRFSLKGMLADPEECSMEELSQLKDIPNSLALFCLATYGEGDPTDNAQEFFEWLQNGDADLSGLNYAVFGLGNKTYEHYNEMGKFVDKRLEDLGATRVFELGMGDDDANIEDDFITWKDRLWPAVCEFFGIEASGEEESMRQYKLTEHADIAPEKVYKGEVARLNSLVTQRPPFDSKNPFMAPILEKRELYTGGDRSCLHIELGITDSKIRYDAGDHVAVYPENDKALVERIGQLLEVDLDTVITLTNVDSDSSKKTPFPCPCSYRTALSFYVDITSNPRTHVLKEISEFTSDPEEKAKLKQMASTTAEGKQEYQEWVIKENRSIVHILEDLKSCKPPLDYLLELLPRLQCRYYSISSSPKAHAERIHVTAAIVQYKTPTGRTVNGVATSWLGRLSLNDKIPIFVRRSAFRLPTRPQTPVVMIGPGTGIAPFRGFLQERAFCLEQGKLIGETILYFGCRKRDEDFLYQEELTEFVNKGVLKLHTAFSREKEHKVYVTHLMEQHKEDLWRILGKENGHLYVCGDARNMARDVHNLVVDLVAEGGGMNKDAANAYVKKMEAQKRYSADVWS, encoded by the exons ATGGAGGCTGCAGCGCGCGTGGAGGCAGACGCCGGCGAGTCAGCAGCGATTTTTGGTGCAATTGATTTGGTCCTTCTTGTGGTCACAGTTGGCATCGCGGGATGGCTTCTGATGAAGAAATTGCGGCCAACACCGCCCCCGTCCATCAACTACGACGTCCA AGTCGTCAGTTCGATGTACCAATCAACACCAAGTTCAGAGACGTCCTTTGTGCAGAAACTGCGCACGTCTGGACGCAGCCTGGTCGTGTTTTACGGTAGCCAGACAGGCACTGCTGAAGAGTTCGCTAGTCGACTGGCCAAGGAGGGAGGCCGCTTCAGTCTCAAGGGAATGCTGGCAGACCCTGAGGAGTGTTCCATGGAGGAACTGTCACAGCTTAAGGACATTCCTAACTCATTAGCGCTGTTCTGCCTCGCCACATACGGCGAAGGTGACCCCACCGACAACGCACAGGAGTTTTTTGAGTGGCTCCAGAATGGCGATGCTGACCTCAGCGGGCTCAACTATGCT GTTTTTGGACTGGGAAACAAAACCTACGAGCACTACAACGAAATGGGCAAGTTCGTGGACAAGCGGCTTGAGGATCTGGGCGCAACTCGCGTTTTTGAACTCGGCATGGGTGATGACGATGCCAA cATCGAGGATGACTTCATAACATGGAAAGACCGTCTTTGGCCGGCAGTATGCGAATTTTTCGGCATTGAAGCTAGCGGCGAAGAGGAAAGCATGCGTCAATATAAACTCACCGAGCATGCAGACATCGCACCCGAAAAAGTGTACAAGGGCGAGGTTGCAAGACTCAATTCGCTCGTCACACAGCGCCC GCCTTTTGACTCCAAGAACCCCTTCATGGCGCCAATATTAGAGAAGCGAGAACTCTACACTGGTGGTGATCGCTCTTGTTTGCACATCGAACTTGGAATCACTGACTCAAAGATCAGATATGATGCTG GCGATCACGTGGCTGTGTATCCTGAAAACGACAAAGCTCTAGTGGAGCGTATTGGCCAACTCCTTGAAGTTGACCTGGACACTGTTATTACCCTGACCAACGTTGATAGTGACTCTAGTAAAAAGACTCCGTTCCCCTGTCCGTGCTCGTACAGAACTGCTCTCTCATTTTACGTCGATATAACCAGCAATCCGAGAACGCACGTGTTGAAAGAAATATCCGAATTCACTAGTGACCCTGAA GAGAAAGCAAAGCTGAAGCAGATGGCCAGCACCACTGCTGAGGGCAAGCAGGAGTACCAAGAGTGGGTCATCAAGGAGAATCGGTCCATTGTCCACATCCTGGAGGACCTGAAATCATGCAAGCCACCTCTTGATTATTTGTTGGAGCTGTTACCGCGCCTGCAATGCAGATATTACTCCATTTCATCCTCTCCCAAG GCACACGCTGAGAGAATACACGTTACCGCAGCTATTGTGCAATACAAAACTCCGACAGGGCGCACCGTCAACGGCGTCGCCACTAGCTGGCTGGGCCGTCTGTCGTTGAACGATAAAATACCCATATTTGTCCGTCGTTCCGCATTCCGCCTTCCGACCAGGCCGCAGACTCCTGTTGTCATGATTGGTCCTGGCACAGGAATTGCTCCCTTCCGTGGATTCCTGCAAGAACGAGCATTTTGTTTGGAGCAAG GTAAACTGATTGGGGAGACTATTCTGTATTTTGGCTGTCGGAAACGGGACGAGGACTTCCTTTACCAAGAAGAGCTCACGGAGTTTGTTAACAAAGGTGTTCTTAAG CTGCATACTGCATTTTCTCGAGAAAAAGAGCACAAAGTTTACGTGACGCATTTGATGGAGCAGCACAAAGAGGACTTGTGGCGCATTTTAGGAAAGGAAAATGGCCATCTCTATGTTTGTGG TGATGCGCGCAACATGGCCCGGGACGTTCACAATTTGGTGGTTGACCTGGTGGCCGAGGGTGGTGGCATGAACAAGGATGCTGCCAACGCTTATGTCAAGAAGATGGAGGCCCAGAAGCGCTATTCAGCCGACGTGTGGAGCTGA
- the LOC135945440 gene encoding NADPH--cytochrome P450 reductase isoform X2, translated as MYQSTPSSETSFVQKLRTSGRSLVVFYGSQTGTAEEFASRLAKEGGRFSLKGMLADPEECSMEELSQLKDIPNSLALFCLATYGEGDPTDNAQEFFEWLQNGDADLSGLNYAVFGLGNKTYEHYNEMGKFVDKRLEDLGATRVFELGMGDDDANIEDDFITWKDRLWPAVCEFFGIEASGEEESMRQYKLTEHADIAPEKVYKGEVARLNSLVTQRPPFDSKNPFMAPILEKRELYTGGDRSCLHIELGITDSKIRYDAGDHVAVYPENDKALVERIGQLLEVDLDTVITLTNVDSDSSKKTPFPCPCSYRTALSFYVDITSNPRTHVLKEISEFTSDPEEKAKLKQMASTTAEGKQEYQEWVIKENRSIVHILEDLKSCKPPLDYLLELLPRLQCRYYSISSSPKAHAERIHVTAAIVQYKTPTGRTVNGVATSWLGRLSLNDKIPIFVRRSAFRLPTRPQTPVVMIGPGTGIAPFRGFLQERAFCLEQGKLIGETILYFGCRKRDEDFLYQEELTEFVNKGVLKLHTAFSREKEHKVYVTHLMEQHKEDLWRILGKENGHLYVCGDARNMARDVHNLVVDLVAEGGGMNKDAANAYVKKMEAQKRYSADVWS; from the exons ATGTACCAATCAACACCAAGTTCAGAGACGTCCTTTGTGCAGAAACTGCGCACGTCTGGACGCAGCCTGGTCGTGTTTTACGGTAGCCAGACAGGCACTGCTGAAGAGTTCGCTAGTCGACTGGCCAAGGAGGGAGGCCGCTTCAGTCTCAAGGGAATGCTGGCAGACCCTGAGGAGTGTTCCATGGAGGAACTGTCACAGCTTAAGGACATTCCTAACTCATTAGCGCTGTTCTGCCTCGCCACATACGGCGAAGGTGACCCCACCGACAACGCACAGGAGTTTTTTGAGTGGCTCCAGAATGGCGATGCTGACCTCAGCGGGCTCAACTATGCT GTTTTTGGACTGGGAAACAAAACCTACGAGCACTACAACGAAATGGGCAAGTTCGTGGACAAGCGGCTTGAGGATCTGGGCGCAACTCGCGTTTTTGAACTCGGCATGGGTGATGACGATGCCAA cATCGAGGATGACTTCATAACATGGAAAGACCGTCTTTGGCCGGCAGTATGCGAATTTTTCGGCATTGAAGCTAGCGGCGAAGAGGAAAGCATGCGTCAATATAAACTCACCGAGCATGCAGACATCGCACCCGAAAAAGTGTACAAGGGCGAGGTTGCAAGACTCAATTCGCTCGTCACACAGCGCCC GCCTTTTGACTCCAAGAACCCCTTCATGGCGCCAATATTAGAGAAGCGAGAACTCTACACTGGTGGTGATCGCTCTTGTTTGCACATCGAACTTGGAATCACTGACTCAAAGATCAGATATGATGCTG GCGATCACGTGGCTGTGTATCCTGAAAACGACAAAGCTCTAGTGGAGCGTATTGGCCAACTCCTTGAAGTTGACCTGGACACTGTTATTACCCTGACCAACGTTGATAGTGACTCTAGTAAAAAGACTCCGTTCCCCTGTCCGTGCTCGTACAGAACTGCTCTCTCATTTTACGTCGATATAACCAGCAATCCGAGAACGCACGTGTTGAAAGAAATATCCGAATTCACTAGTGACCCTGAA GAGAAAGCAAAGCTGAAGCAGATGGCCAGCACCACTGCTGAGGGCAAGCAGGAGTACCAAGAGTGGGTCATCAAGGAGAATCGGTCCATTGTCCACATCCTGGAGGACCTGAAATCATGCAAGCCACCTCTTGATTATTTGTTGGAGCTGTTACCGCGCCTGCAATGCAGATATTACTCCATTTCATCCTCTCCCAAG GCACACGCTGAGAGAATACACGTTACCGCAGCTATTGTGCAATACAAAACTCCGACAGGGCGCACCGTCAACGGCGTCGCCACTAGCTGGCTGGGCCGTCTGTCGTTGAACGATAAAATACCCATATTTGTCCGTCGTTCCGCATTCCGCCTTCCGACCAGGCCGCAGACTCCTGTTGTCATGATTGGTCCTGGCACAGGAATTGCTCCCTTCCGTGGATTCCTGCAAGAACGAGCATTTTGTTTGGAGCAAG GTAAACTGATTGGGGAGACTATTCTGTATTTTGGCTGTCGGAAACGGGACGAGGACTTCCTTTACCAAGAAGAGCTCACGGAGTTTGTTAACAAAGGTGTTCTTAAG CTGCATACTGCATTTTCTCGAGAAAAAGAGCACAAAGTTTACGTGACGCATTTGATGGAGCAGCACAAAGAGGACTTGTGGCGCATTTTAGGAAAGGAAAATGGCCATCTCTATGTTTGTGG TGATGCGCGCAACATGGCCCGGGACGTTCACAATTTGGTGGTTGACCTGGTGGCCGAGGGTGGTGGCATGAACAAGGATGCTGCCAACGCTTATGTCAAGAAGATGGAGGCCCAGAAGCGCTATTCAGCCGACGTGTGGAGCTGA
- the LOC135945441 gene encoding methyl farnesoate epoxidase-like translates to MLVELLLFLAILALAKIYFGEKTPDFPPGPSAKTVLNSLLFLAYGRPIQEIAFHASKLDGPLVGLQLGPLKVVFVNGYETVKEVLAREDCSFRPDNIILKMRSFNKKLGILFADGNIWRTHRRFAIRHLRDFGFGKSSTERMIRDEAEALVESMKKRAGCPEGSALHDLLPISVINVLWAMMSGQRHDHEDAQFKQLLESITAYTRQGDPLRMTLPWLRFIPVINRPIKEAMKSAEILQDYIKGVAEQHEATYEEGVTRDFIDVYISAMRKGEDSSFDMEQLIVVCMDLFLGGTDTTSNALSFALLYLAVFPRVQDKLRAEMERISNGGEPPLKDVPNCHYYQAFVQELLRHVSMVPILPPHTVSNDITLRSGHHIPKDTMFIVNLYSVSMDKSHWVDPENFRPERFLDESGVYERDPCSIPFGQGPRQCLGEPLSKDTMFIILTSLLHRFKFSVPATGPLPTLEPKQGLVLSPKDYKLHVEEI, encoded by the exons ATGCTGGTTGAACTGCTACTTTTTCTCGCCATCCTAGCGTTGGCCAAGATTTACTTTGGAGAAAAAACACCAGATTTTCCTCCAG gtccATCGGCGAAAACAGTTTTAAACTCCTTGCTCTTTTTGGCTTATGGAAGGCCGATTCAAGAGATTGCGTTTCACGCGTCTAAGTTGGACGGACCGCTAGTGGGTTTGCAGCTCGGACCGTTGAAAgtagtttttgtaaatggCTATGAGACCGTCAAGGAAGTGCTTGCGAGAGAAGACTGCAGTTTCCGGCCGGACAATATTATTCTGAAGATGCGATccttcaacaaaaaattag GAATCCTTTTTGCTGACGGAAATATCTGGAGGACGCATCGGCGCTTCGCAATCCGTCATTTGCGCGACTTTGGCTTTGGGAAGAGCAGCACGGAACGCATGATTCGCGACGAAGCCGAAGCACTGGTAGAGTCGATGAAGAAGCGCGCTGGCTGCCCCGAAGGCTCGGCCCTGCACGATTTGCTGCCCATCTCGGTCATCAACGTCCTTTGGGCCATGATGTCTGGCCAGAGGCACGACCACGAAGACGCCCAGTTCAAGCAGCTGCTCGAGAGTATCACCGCTTACACGCGCCAGGGTGATCCACTCAGGATGACATTACCCTGGCTCAGGTTTATACCTGTGATAAATAGGCCCATCAAAGAAGCGATGAAGTCTGCAGAAATTTTGCAGGATTATATTAAG GGTGTAGCAGAGCAACATGAGGCTACCTACGAGGAAGGCGTTACCCGCGACTTCATTGACGTTTACATTAGCGCAATGAGAAAGGGCGAAGACTCATCGTTCGATATGGAGCAACTCATCGTAGTGTGTATGGACCTATTCCTTGGCGGGACAGACACCACGTCCAACGCATTGTCCTTTGCGCTGCTCTATCTCGCGGTCTTCCCCAGGGTGCAGGACAAGCTACGGGCCGAAATGGAGCGGATTTCCAATGGAGGAGAGCCACCCCTCAAAGACGTCCCAAA CTGCCATTACTATCAGGCGTTTGTGCAGGAGCTTCTCAGACACGTTAGCATGGTGCCAATACTACCGCCGCACACAGTTAGCAATGATATCACACTGAGATCGGGCCATCACATTCCAAAG GACACTATGTTCATAGTCAATTTGTACAGTGTGAGCATGGACAAAAGCCACTGGGTGGACCCAGAAAACTTTCGCCCCGAGAGATTCCTCGACGAAAGTGGTGTGTACGAGAGAGACCCATGCTCAATACCATTTGGTCAAG GACCCCGGCAGTGCCTTGGAGAGCCTCTATCAAAGGACACGATGTTCATTATTTTGACGAGTCTACTGCACAGATTTAAGTTTTCAGTGCCTGCAACTGGACCCTTGCCCACCCTTGAGCCAAAGCAAGGACTGGTGCTTTCTCCCAAAGATTACAAGTTACATGTTGAAGAGATTTAA
- the ERp44 gene encoding endoplasmic reticulum resident protein 44 isoform X3 yields MDHKILLLFSIFTFVLFYNPTNSNAVQLNALNIDSILATNELVMINFYADWCRFSNMLSPIWDEAAALIAKEFPEPGRVLLAKVDCDAEGSIATRFHITKYPTLKILRNGQVTKREYRGQRSAEALLTFVKKQLEDPVKELKAEDKIEPSSRSVVGTFASRLTPEYDVYRKAATALKDDCTFYIKVDAVDHNLEARGGVPPPSVEFVHNNERLPYSSDFTMSALTQFLQPLCIPIVREITFENAEELSEEGLPFLILFHRPSDTKSKQEYNNLVNRELREEKQNVNFLTADGEKFSHPLHHLGKTVNDLPLLAIDSFRHMYLFPRYEDSHIPGKVLQFLKDLYSGKLHREFHYGPDSTQHPAIDGAAQVIITAPPESTFKKLAPSSNRYTLLHKDEL; encoded by the exons ATGGATCACAAAATCCTTCTTCTCTTCTCCATCTTT acCTTCGTTCTATTTTACAACCCTACAAACAGCAATGCGGTGCAGCTTAACGCCCTCAACATTGATTCTATCTTAG CTACCAATGAGTTggtcatgataaatttttacgcCGATTGGTGCCGCTTCAGCAACATGCTGTCGCCTATTTGGGATGAGGCAGCCGCCCTGATAGCCAAGGAGTTCCCAGAACCGGGTAGAGTACTGTTGGCCAAGGTGGACTGCGATGCCGAGGGTAGCATCGCCACCCGCTTCCACATAACCAAGTATCCCACCCTGAAGATCTTACGCAACGGACAGGTCACCAAGCGCGAGTACCGAGGTCAGAGGTCGGCAGAGGCGCTGCTCACCTTTGTCAAGAAGCAGCTTGAGGACCCTGTCAAAGAGCTTAAAGCTGAAGATAAAATTGAG ccTTCTTCTAGGTCAGTTGTTGGAACCTTTGCCTCTCGACTGACGCCCGAATATGACGTCTATCGTAAAGCAGCCACCGCTCTCAAGGATGATTGCACGTTTTACATTAAAGTCGA CGCTGTGGACCATAATTTAGAGGCTAGAGG TGGAGTACCACCACCGAGCGTCGAGTTTGTTCACAACAATGAGCGTTTACCCTACTCAAGTGACTTCACCATGTCAGCGCTGACGCAGTTCCTGCAGCCCCTTTGCATACCTATTGTTCGTGAGATCACCTTTGAGAACGCTGAGGAACTCTCTGAAGAAGGACTGCCTTTCCTCATCCTCTTCCACAGGCCGTCTGACACCAAGTCCAAGCAGGAATACAACAATTTGGTCAACAGGGAATTGAGAGAGGAAAAAC aaaatgtgAACTTCCTGACTGCTGACGGTGAGAAATTCTCGCACCCACTGCACCACCTGGGCAAGACGGTGAACGACCTGCCGCTGCTGGCCATCGACTCGTTCCGGCACATGTACCTGTTCCCCAGGTATGAGGACTCTCACATCCCAGGCAAGGTGCTGCAGTTCCTGAAAGACCTCTACTCTGGCAAGCTGCACCGCGAGTTCCACTACGGACCTGATTCAACGCAGCACCCGGCCATCGATGGCGCCGCCCAGGTGATCATCACTGCGCCGCCCGAGTCGACGTTCAAGAAACTTGCCCCCTCCAGCAACAGGTACACGCTGCTGCACAAGGACGAACTGTGA
- the ERp44 gene encoding endoplasmic reticulum resident protein 44 isoform X4, translated as MDHKILLLFSIFTFVLFYNPTNSNAVQLNALNIDSILATNELVMINFYADWCRFSNMLSPIWDEAAALIAKEFPEPGRVLLAKVDCDAEGSIATRFHITKYPTLKILRNGQVTKREYRGQRSAEALLTFVKKQLEDPVKELKAEDKIEPSSRSVVGTFASRLTPEYDVYRKAATALKDDCTFYIKVDGVPPPSVEFVHNNERLPYSSDFTMSALTQFLQPLCIPIVREITFENAEELSEEGLPFLILFHRPSDTKSKQEYNNLVNRELREEKQNVNFLTADGEKFSHPLHHLGKTVNDLPLLAIDSFRHMYLFPRYEDSHIPGKVLQFLKDLYSGKLHREFHYGPDSTQHPAIDGAAQVIITAPPESTFKKLAPSSNRYTLLHKDEL; from the exons ATGGATCACAAAATCCTTCTTCTCTTCTCCATCTTT acCTTCGTTCTATTTTACAACCCTACAAACAGCAATGCGGTGCAGCTTAACGCCCTCAACATTGATTCTATCTTAG CTACCAATGAGTTggtcatgataaatttttacgcCGATTGGTGCCGCTTCAGCAACATGCTGTCGCCTATTTGGGATGAGGCAGCCGCCCTGATAGCCAAGGAGTTCCCAGAACCGGGTAGAGTACTGTTGGCCAAGGTGGACTGCGATGCCGAGGGTAGCATCGCCACCCGCTTCCACATAACCAAGTATCCCACCCTGAAGATCTTACGCAACGGACAGGTCACCAAGCGCGAGTACCGAGGTCAGAGGTCGGCAGAGGCGCTGCTCACCTTTGTCAAGAAGCAGCTTGAGGACCCTGTCAAAGAGCTTAAAGCTGAAGATAAAATTGAG ccTTCTTCTAGGTCAGTTGTTGGAACCTTTGCCTCTCGACTGACGCCCGAATATGACGTCTATCGTAAAGCAGCCACCGCTCTCAAGGATGATTGCACGTTTTACATTAAAGTCGA TGGAGTACCACCACCGAGCGTCGAGTTTGTTCACAACAATGAGCGTTTACCCTACTCAAGTGACTTCACCATGTCAGCGCTGACGCAGTTCCTGCAGCCCCTTTGCATACCTATTGTTCGTGAGATCACCTTTGAGAACGCTGAGGAACTCTCTGAAGAAGGACTGCCTTTCCTCATCCTCTTCCACAGGCCGTCTGACACCAAGTCCAAGCAGGAATACAACAATTTGGTCAACAGGGAATTGAGAGAGGAAAAAC aaaatgtgAACTTCCTGACTGCTGACGGTGAGAAATTCTCGCACCCACTGCACCACCTGGGCAAGACGGTGAACGACCTGCCGCTGCTGGCCATCGACTCGTTCCGGCACATGTACCTGTTCCCCAGGTATGAGGACTCTCACATCCCAGGCAAGGTGCTGCAGTTCCTGAAAGACCTCTACTCTGGCAAGCTGCACCGCGAGTTCCACTACGGACCTGATTCAACGCAGCACCCGGCCATCGATGGCGCCGCCCAGGTGATCATCACTGCGCCGCCCGAGTCGACGTTCAAGAAACTTGCCCCCTCCAGCAACAGGTACACGCTGCTGCACAAGGACGAACTGTGA
- the ERp44 gene encoding endoplasmic reticulum resident protein 44 isoform X1 yields the protein MDHKILLLFSIFTFVLFYNPTNSNAVQLNALNIDSILATNELVMINFYADWCRFSNMLSPIWDEAAALIAKEFPEPGRVLLAKVDCDAEGSIATRFHITKYPTLKILRNGQVTKREYRGQRSAEALLTFVKKQLEDPVKELKAEDKIEPSSRSVVGTFASRLTPEYDVYRKAATALKDDCTFYIKVDAVDHNLEARGVLTELPPSGVPPPSVEFVHNNERLPYSSDFTMSALTQFLQPLCIPIVREITFENAEELSEEGLPFLILFHRPSDTKSKQEYNNLVNRELREEKQNVNFLTADGEKFSHPLHHLGKTVNDLPLLAIDSFRHMYLFPRYEDSHIPGKVLQFLKDLYSGKLHREFHYGPDSTQHPAIDGAAQVIITAPPESTFKKLAPSSNRYTLLHKDEL from the exons ATGGATCACAAAATCCTTCTTCTCTTCTCCATCTTT acCTTCGTTCTATTTTACAACCCTACAAACAGCAATGCGGTGCAGCTTAACGCCCTCAACATTGATTCTATCTTAG CTACCAATGAGTTggtcatgataaatttttacgcCGATTGGTGCCGCTTCAGCAACATGCTGTCGCCTATTTGGGATGAGGCAGCCGCCCTGATAGCCAAGGAGTTCCCAGAACCGGGTAGAGTACTGTTGGCCAAGGTGGACTGCGATGCCGAGGGTAGCATCGCCACCCGCTTCCACATAACCAAGTATCCCACCCTGAAGATCTTACGCAACGGACAGGTCACCAAGCGCGAGTACCGAGGTCAGAGGTCGGCAGAGGCGCTGCTCACCTTTGTCAAGAAGCAGCTTGAGGACCCTGTCAAAGAGCTTAAAGCTGAAGATAAAATTGAG ccTTCTTCTAGGTCAGTTGTTGGAACCTTTGCCTCTCGACTGACGCCCGAATATGACGTCTATCGTAAAGCAGCCACCGCTCTCAAGGATGATTGCACGTTTTACATTAAAGTCGA CGCTGTGGACCATAATTTAGAGGCTAGAGG aGTTTTGACGGAATTACCTCctag TGGAGTACCACCACCGAGCGTCGAGTTTGTTCACAACAATGAGCGTTTACCCTACTCAAGTGACTTCACCATGTCAGCGCTGACGCAGTTCCTGCAGCCCCTTTGCATACCTATTGTTCGTGAGATCACCTTTGAGAACGCTGAGGAACTCTCTGAAGAAGGACTGCCTTTCCTCATCCTCTTCCACAGGCCGTCTGACACCAAGTCCAAGCAGGAATACAACAATTTGGTCAACAGGGAATTGAGAGAGGAAAAAC aaaatgtgAACTTCCTGACTGCTGACGGTGAGAAATTCTCGCACCCACTGCACCACCTGGGCAAGACGGTGAACGACCTGCCGCTGCTGGCCATCGACTCGTTCCGGCACATGTACCTGTTCCCCAGGTATGAGGACTCTCACATCCCAGGCAAGGTGCTGCAGTTCCTGAAAGACCTCTACTCTGGCAAGCTGCACCGCGAGTTCCACTACGGACCTGATTCAACGCAGCACCCGGCCATCGATGGCGCCGCCCAGGTGATCATCACTGCGCCGCCCGAGTCGACGTTCAAGAAACTTGCCCCCTCCAGCAACAGGTACACGCTGCTGCACAAGGACGAACTGTGA
- the ERp44 gene encoding endoplasmic reticulum resident protein 44 isoform X2, with protein sequence MPNTWVTVITFVLFYNPTNSNAVQLNALNIDSILATNELVMINFYADWCRFSNMLSPIWDEAAALIAKEFPEPGRVLLAKVDCDAEGSIATRFHITKYPTLKILRNGQVTKREYRGQRSAEALLTFVKKQLEDPVKELKAEDKIEPSSRSVVGTFASRLTPEYDVYRKAATALKDDCTFYIKVDAVDHNLEARGVLTELPPSGVPPPSVEFVHNNERLPYSSDFTMSALTQFLQPLCIPIVREITFENAEELSEEGLPFLILFHRPSDTKSKQEYNNLVNRELREEKQNVNFLTADGEKFSHPLHHLGKTVNDLPLLAIDSFRHMYLFPRYEDSHIPGKVLQFLKDLYSGKLHREFHYGPDSTQHPAIDGAAQVIITAPPESTFKKLAPSSNRYTLLHKDEL encoded by the exons ATGCCCAACACCTGGGTGACCGTAAtc acCTTCGTTCTATTTTACAACCCTACAAACAGCAATGCGGTGCAGCTTAACGCCCTCAACATTGATTCTATCTTAG CTACCAATGAGTTggtcatgataaatttttacgcCGATTGGTGCCGCTTCAGCAACATGCTGTCGCCTATTTGGGATGAGGCAGCCGCCCTGATAGCCAAGGAGTTCCCAGAACCGGGTAGAGTACTGTTGGCCAAGGTGGACTGCGATGCCGAGGGTAGCATCGCCACCCGCTTCCACATAACCAAGTATCCCACCCTGAAGATCTTACGCAACGGACAGGTCACCAAGCGCGAGTACCGAGGTCAGAGGTCGGCAGAGGCGCTGCTCACCTTTGTCAAGAAGCAGCTTGAGGACCCTGTCAAAGAGCTTAAAGCTGAAGATAAAATTGAG ccTTCTTCTAGGTCAGTTGTTGGAACCTTTGCCTCTCGACTGACGCCCGAATATGACGTCTATCGTAAAGCAGCCACCGCTCTCAAGGATGATTGCACGTTTTACATTAAAGTCGA CGCTGTGGACCATAATTTAGAGGCTAGAGG aGTTTTGACGGAATTACCTCctag TGGAGTACCACCACCGAGCGTCGAGTTTGTTCACAACAATGAGCGTTTACCCTACTCAAGTGACTTCACCATGTCAGCGCTGACGCAGTTCCTGCAGCCCCTTTGCATACCTATTGTTCGTGAGATCACCTTTGAGAACGCTGAGGAACTCTCTGAAGAAGGACTGCCTTTCCTCATCCTCTTCCACAGGCCGTCTGACACCAAGTCCAAGCAGGAATACAACAATTTGGTCAACAGGGAATTGAGAGAGGAAAAAC aaaatgtgAACTTCCTGACTGCTGACGGTGAGAAATTCTCGCACCCACTGCACCACCTGGGCAAGACGGTGAACGACCTGCCGCTGCTGGCCATCGACTCGTTCCGGCACATGTACCTGTTCCCCAGGTATGAGGACTCTCACATCCCAGGCAAGGTGCTGCAGTTCCTGAAAGACCTCTACTCTGGCAAGCTGCACCGCGAGTTCCACTACGGACCTGATTCAACGCAGCACCCGGCCATCGATGGCGCCGCCCAGGTGATCATCACTGCGCCGCCCGAGTCGACGTTCAAGAAACTTGCCCCCTCCAGCAACAGGTACACGCTGCTGCACAAGGACGAACTGTGA
- the LOC135945445 gene encoding UPAR/Ly6 domain-containing protein crok-like, giving the protein MELTRDSTWMLLVVGVVLCFLAPQGECIKCYECNSEYDPRCADPFDSYSIGEVDCDLKPKLDHLNHLNATLCRKMAQKVNGKHRTVRSCGYLPAEDNKLGCILRSGTYEVHVQYCACQGDLCNEGARAAPAAPLAVVAAAAAGLAARRLL; this is encoded by the exons ATGGAGCTCACGAGAGACTCGACCTGGATGCTGCTTGTGGTCGGCGTTGTCCTCTGTTTCCTCGCACCCCAGG GGGAGTGTATCAAATGCTACGAGTGTAACTCCGAATACGACCCCAGATGTGCCGACCCCTTCGATTCGTACTCAATCGGTGAAGTAGACTGTGATCTCAAGCCAAAACTGGATCATCTAAACCACCTCAACGCCACACTGTGCAGGAAAATGGCGCAAAAAG tgaACGGGAAGCACCGGACGGTGCGTTCGTGCGGCTACCTGCCGGCCGAGGACAACAAGTTGGGCTGCATTTTGCGATCGGGCACGTACGAGGTACACGTGCAGTACTGCGCCTGCCAGGGCGACCTGTGCAACGAGGGGGCGcgtgccgcccccgccgcccccctggcggtggtggcggccgccgccgccggcctcGCTGCCCGCCGCCTGTTATAA